A segment of the Acidobacteriota bacterium genome:
AGTTATGTTAATGCCACGGAATTTGGTTTGGGAAGTAAACCTTGAAGGACCTTCAAAATGTACTATTCCAATGTCACTAATTCTGTATTTTACTTTCTCTCCTTCAGCCAGCTTTCCCTTTATAAAAAATTTTGTCTTTTCCTTTATTTCCTTCACCCAATCCCTGTCTACTAAAAAACTAATTGCTCCCACTATGTTCTGCTCTTTGTGCCCTTTAGGTTTTAAAGCTTTTTTTATTTCACTTATGCTTGCAGCTTGTTTCTTTACGCTACGAGATTTTTTATATCTATCGTATAAGTAGGTCAAAACATCTTCTCGGATTTTATCAGGTGAAGCCGAGTTTTCTCCTTGAGTTTTGATATTTTTGGTCATTTAATCCCTCCAAAAATCAAATGCAGTATCACCTTTTGTTAATTGTTCTTTGGCAAATTTGGTAAATTCTTCTGCTATCTCATCCAGATCATGGTCAATTTTTGGATGTCCATATTCATCTAGAACGAATTCACCATTTGGTCCTTTAATATATCTGTATTCTCCTTTATTGTCTTAAGTGGTTTTTGATTTACAGCAAAGAAAATGGGATAGTCTATCCCTTTCATAACCTTTCCATCAAGCCAGAATTTCTTAAATTGTTCGGTTATCCTTTCTTCGTTCAAGACCAGGTAAATCTGTCCACCTAAAGTTCTTTGTGAGATCTCTTTTGTTAATTTTCTCATCTTGTTTTTCACTGTTCTTATTTCTTTTTGTATAGTTCTCTTTTCTTCATTGGTTTCTTTTACTCGTAAAATTTCTTCCCATTCTTGAAGTTCGTTCATTAAGTCTCTTAAATTCTTTCCTTTTTCTCCTTCTTCGCTTTTTATTTCCTCTAATTCATTTTCTGAACTTTCAATCTCTTCAATCTCCTCTGTCGTTTCAAAATAAGTTTCAATAAAGGATTTCAATTCTTCTGGTAAGCCTTCTTCATCTACTGGAGTATTCCAGCTTACACTTTGGTATTTCTCCCTTAATCTCTTTATAAATACACCCCACTCTCCTTCATACCTTGCTTTAATCTCCTGAATTCTTTGTTTTTCTTTATCTGTATATTTCCGCAAGAATAGAACACTCGTTTTTGTTCCAGTATGAGGCTTAAATGTATTTCCATGCAAGCCGACAACTGCTAAAATTCTTGCTTCATCTATAATAAACCTGCGGATGTATTCAGCATTGGTATTATTTAGCAAGCCCTGAGGTAAAACAATTGCCATTCTTCCACCAGGTCTTATGAACTGAAGAGAACGTTCTAAGAAAAGAATATGCCTGCCTATTTTCCTTACCAATCTCCCGTTTTTCTCAGCCAAATTATAAAGTTTTAGAATATCTCTTTCTTTAACTGTCCCAGCAAATGGCGGATTGGTCATTAGGACATCAAAGTCAAAGTAAATGAATTTATTTTGATTCTCCCTATCTTTCTCTGGGTCGTCAGGGAATCTTAAAAGCCTTGGCCTCAATCCTGCCTTAGTTTCGTCGCTCCAGCTTTGAGGAACCAAGGAATTATCTTTATAGACATGGGATTTACCATCCCCAACTATTAGGTTAATGGCTTTTGCTATTTTTACTGGCTTTTTGGCAAAATCGATACCATAGATGTTATTTTGGGCAAAATTCTGGGCAGCAGGTGGGAGAGGTTTGCCGCTGATAACCCCTCCAGCAATCCACATAACAGAATGAAGGAGAAAGCCAGCAGAGCCACAAGCAGGAT
Coding sequences within it:
- a CDS encoding N-6 DNA methylase; translation: MPNESKIQKIFSAPDVKHGLSLFTRDEIDAIEKLIIDQNGKYFIKCQIKDRYKIAKPEEIVRQLWIYRLLTEYGYPKERIDVEKVIYFGSRDSGLADIGVLHEDKTYPYIIFEVKRPSRTAGLEQLKSYCNAEGAPIGVWSNGNEIIRLHREEPNIFREIPRIPKVSETLRDILTERWTLKWLEEHDELKQGKTTLKKILLDLEELVLGNAGVDPFEEIFKLIYAKLYDEWKGINNPSYQLEFFVGDRSPQQAKIAISNLLEGAKRTWSGVFEPTERIELRDDHLKECVSFLEKIKLFNSNLRIIDEAVEYLIPQVSKKKEGQFFTPRPIEDMVVKMLNPKSDEFVIDPACGSAGFLLHSVMWIAGGVISGKPLPPAAQNFAQNNIYGIDFAKKPVKIAKAINLIVGDGKSHVYKDNSLVPQSWSDETKAGLRPRLLRFPDDPEKDRENQNKFIYFDFDVLMTNPPFAGTVKERDILKLYNLAEKNGRLVRKIGRHILFLERSLQFIRPGGRMAIVLPQGLLNNTNAEYIRRFIIDEARILAVVGLHGNTFKPHTGTKTSVLFLRKYTDKEKQRIQEIKARYEGEWGVFIKRLREKYQSVSWNTPVDEEGLPEELKSFIETYFETTEEIEEIESSENELEEIKSEEGEKGKNLRDLMNELQEWEEILRVKETNEEKRTIQKEIRTVKNKMRKLTKEISQRTLGGQIYLVLNEERITEQFKKFWLDGKVMKGIDYPIFFAVNQKPLKTIKENTDILKDQMVNSF